The genomic segment CAACTCTGAATGTAGAAAAATCTGACGTCTCTTTAGAGCTTCTAACTTTGGCAAAAATCCGCAAAGAGGTCTCGAATCTAAAAGGCAAAGCGACTATTTCTATCTTAAACGAGAGCGACTTGGCACTCCACTTTTCAAGGCAGAATGTTGAAAAGATCGGTCTGCAAGGACCTCTTACACCTGACCATGTTATAAGAACAAAGAGAGTCCCCGCTATTTTATATGATGACTTTAGAGCAGATCTGGCAGAGTATATAAAAGAGTATAAAGAGTACTTTGAGGCAAATAAAACCACGGAGACTCTTCTAAATCCCGCACCTAATTTTGCGATTTTAAAAGGAGGCGGGGCGCTCTCTTTTGGTGCAAATGCAAAAGAGGCAAATATCATCAAAGATATAAACGACCACACCTTTGAAGCGATACTAAAAGCCGAAAAACTTGGCGGTTACAAAGCTCTAAGTGCACAACATATCTTTGAAGTTGAGTACTGGTCGCTTGAACAGGCAAAGCTAAAAGTCGGCGGAAAATTGCCTGAGTTTAGCGGAAAAGTTGCAGTTGTAACGGGAGCGGCAAGCGGAATAGGGCTTGCAATCGCAAAGATGTTAAACTCTAGAGGCGCTGCAATTATGGCTCTTGACATCAACCCAGAAGTTGAGAAAATCTTTGCAAAGAGCGATGCTATCGGCGTGAAATGTGATTTAACATGTAGTAATGATATTCAAAATGCAATAGAGAGAGCAGTTAAGAGTTTTGGCGGTATCGACATAGTTGTAAGCAATGCAGGCATCTTTACGCCAAGTGAAAATCTTGATAGCCTGAGCGATGAGAATTGGCAAAGAAGTATGGATATAAATCTTACTTCGCACCAAAAACTTATCAAATATACTGCACCGTTTTTAAAACTTGGCGTTGATGCAACGGTTATTATGGTCGCTTCTAAAAACTTTCCAGCTCCCGGAAAAGGTGCGGCAGCTTATTCGGTGGCAAAAGCGGGGCAGACACAGCTTGCACGTATTGCCGCGTTAGAGCTTGGAGAGTTTGGAGTGCGCGTAAACACGCTTCACCCGCACGCTGTATTTGACACGGCTATATGGACGGAGGAAGTTTTGGCTAATCGCGCAAAAGCCTATAACATGAGCGTTGAGGAGTACAAAACGAACAATGTGCTCAAAACCGAGATAAGATCAGATGATGTTGCAGAACTAGTATGTGCAATGGCGGGAAGAGCGTTTGCAAAAACAACAGGCTCCCAAGTCGCAATAGACGGCGGAAGCGACAGGATAATCTAATTTATCTGGAGAATATAGACCTTTTATGGGATTGTTCTCTATTGCCGCATACTCTCTTACAAAAAGAATCGAGAAAAGGAAAATTATGGCTGCTAACGCGACTATTTACAAAGCTTCGCTAAATGTTGCAGATATGGATCGCAACTATTACGCAGAGCATAATTTCACTCTTGCCAAACATCCATCAGAAACGGAGTTGCGCCTAATGATAAAGCTGGTTGCTTTTATGTTAAACGCAGATGAAAATCTGCTCTTTACCAAAGGTATTTCACAAGATGATGAGCCGGATTTGTGGCAAAAAGCTCTTAATGGCGATATAAAACTCTGGATAGATTTGGGTCAGCCGGATGAAAAACGGATCAGAAAAGCGTGCGGACGCTCTGAGAAAGTTATTATCTACATGTACCAAGAGGGAAGCGCTTTGGCGTGGTGGAAGCAGATGCAAAGCACTCTTGGGCGTTTCAAAAACCTCTCTGTTCGTTATCTCAATATAGAGGGAGATTTAGAGCTTTTGGCTAAGAGAGCAATGGAGTTGCAGTGCAATATCAGCGACTTTGAACTCACAATTATCGATGATGATAAAAGCGTTGTAGTAAAAGAGGATATATGGAAATAGAAGCGGAGATAATTTAAGGGCACTCTCTTTGATATATAATATATCAACTACTTTAGAGACAGCATTCTTCTTATATTTTCAGGCATTGCATCCAGGGCAAAGACCTTTTGGCTCTTTATGTAGCTTGGAAGTTTATAATCTTTTGAGTTTATAAGAGAGTAGAGTTTTGAAAGAGATTCGTTCTCTATCTTTTTATATTTGACATCCATCTCTTTTGCAATGCGAAGAAAAAATGTCAAAAGAATCGCTTCTACCTTCTCGCTGACCGATGTTTTATATATAACATTCTCAAACTCTTTTCTCATTGTCAATATGTTGTATTCACAGAGTTCATCCAGTTTATCTGGGTTTTCTGTGCCGAAGTACTCCAAAATATCTAAGATAAGATCAAGAAACATCTTGTTTGTCTTATCGATCGTCATATTGTGTTTTTCTAAATACTCTTTAAAAGAGAGAATATCTTTTTGTATGTTTTTAAAATAGGGTTCATGCATTCAAATATCCTATATTGTTATAATAAAAATAACATTTTATATTCGAATTATAGCACATTTGATTTTATAGGGGTTTAATTTTAGAAGATAGATTTTTTTATTTAAAAATAGTAGATATTTAGAAGCTGGTTGTCAATGTAAAGAGCCTGTGCTCTTTACTTTACTGAGAGGATGTTAACGTCGAAGTTCAACTCTTTTCCAGCCAATGGATGGTTGAAGTCAATAAGCACTTCGTCATCTAGGATATCTTTTACGACAACTTGGATCGGGTTGCCATCAGGTCCTTGACCTTGAAGAGGAAGACCGATTGATAGCTCTATGCCTTCAAACTGCTCTTTTGGGATTCTTTGCATCGCCTCTTCGTTATACTCTCCGTAAGCTTCGCTTGCAGGAACTACGATAGAAGCCGATTCGCCTTCACTTAACTCTGCTATTCTAGACTCTAAGCCAGGGATGATCTGTCCTGAGCCGAATGTAAACTCTAACGGTTCTTGGTTAACATTGCTATCAACAACATTTCCTTCCACTTTTACTTCATATTCCATAGAAACTACTTGATTGTTACTAATAGCCATCTGTTCTCCTTTTTTTTGTAATGGGTACTATAACTAAATAGATTTACATAAAAGTTAAAGCTAGAGTTTAACTATCTCTTTGATGGCGCTAAGCTGTCTCTGGTTAAGATTTGGAGATATGCTCTGAACAAAGCCTACAAGGGAGTCATAGGAGTTCATATCGCACTCTTTGTTAAAAAGTGCATATTTTGCAAATGCTTCGATCACTTTGTCTCTAGAGAGTGCAAGATTTGGATTTTTGCAGAGATGTGAAAGTTTTAGGTTGATATTTTGATTATTTTTAAAGAGTGCATGAGACTTTTTTACAGCAATGCTATTCTCTAAACCTTTGGAGATCAAGAGATCTTGAATATCTTTATGAGTAACAGATCTCTCTTGCTGACGCTCAGAAGCGGAGTATATATAGACTGTTGACGCGAATAGCGGGTTTGCCGCACTGGAGGCTAAAAATATTAAAAAGATAGAACGCTTTGTTAAGATGGAGATTTTTTCCATGATCTGCTTCCCCTTTATCTGCTTGCTTATTTAGCTTTTTATAATTGTAGGTAAGGTTAGTAAACTGTAGGTGAATTAAAACCTAAAGCATCTAACCACTTAGCGGGTAATGCTTCTCATTCGCGAAATAATATGGTCGGCATCGTTGCCAAGGTGCTGCTGAATCATCGTGTATAACATCTGCTCCTCTTTCATATTGTGCTGCTGCATTAATATCATAAGTGTCTCGGAGAGACCGAAAAACCGCTTATTGTCATTGAGCTCTACTGCCTTTTGCATTTTAGAGAGCAACTCTCTCATCTGCTCATGTTCCATTACCATGACTTGTGTCGGACCCTGAGTCATTCCCGTCTCTTGTTCAAACATAGGAAACAGAACCATCTCTTCCATCTTGAAATGGTTTGTCAGAGAGTCCCCAAATGCTTCAAACTTTGATAAAGCATCTTGGCTTTTAGAAGCAACAGCGTCTTCCATCTGTGCAAAAATCTCATCACACTCTTTGTGATCCTGAGTCATAAATTCTTTAATATTTGACATTTTTTACCTTGATTTTTTAGTGGCATAATAACTTTTTTGGGGGAAGAACTTATTGATAGTTGTCAATATAGATATGATGATGGATTCTTGAAAATATTTGTTAGCTTAATGGCAATAAAGTAAATGCTGTTAATGTCAAGAAGCGTTCAAAGTTCTATACAGAGAAAAACTTACCTAATCTATACAGAGGTCATAATAAAGATTATACTAACTCAGGGTATGATAGAGGACACTTAGCTAGTGATGCTTCATTTGATTATGATGAAAAGGAAGTAGTTAAAACTTATACTATGGCGAACATAATACCTCAAGCACCAAATGTTAATCAAAAGACTTGGATTAAGGCTGAAGAACTTGAAAGAAGTATAGCAGACTTGGTAGTGTTAGTGTCTTAAATGGTGTTGTATATAGCTTAAATCCACTCAGGATAGGTAAGAACCAGATAGCTGTTCCTGATGCTTTTTGGAAAATGATTTACAACGATAAAGAGAACTATAAGAAGTGTTTCTATTATGAAAATACTAATGATATTAATGTCAAAGAAGATAAGTTAAAAAGTCATTTAGTTGATTGTGCTAGTTTGTTGAAGTAGTTTATTGGATTTACAGTCATCATTTTTGTGTTATGTCTGATAAATAGAAATATTAGCTATCTTCTACTGGTTCAAAAAATTTAGCTATTGGAATATTTAAAGCTTTAGATATTTTGTATATATGTTCTATATTAAAGTGTTTGTAATTAGTATTGTTTTCTGCATTACCAAAGAAAGCACCAGACTTCAAACCAATAGTAAGAGCAAGTTCTAATTGGCTCATCTCTCTTTCTAGTCTGTAATGCTTCACATTTTTAGATATGTGTTTATGTAACAACTCTATCTCTTCTTCTGATGCATTACTTAGAAACACTCATAACTTCCTATAGGTTAATTTACCGTTAATAATACATTAGATAACATATCTTCACAACAATCCATAGATTGACAGTCTATAGGAAGGATTAATTTGTTTGGATTATTTAAAGGTTTGAATAGTAAAAAGCTTAAATTTGCAGTAAAGGCATATTTAAACCCTGCTTATAAAAAAGCTGCAGAAATAACACTTGGTCGGTCTATTGATTTAATAGAACTATCCAAGCTAAGAGATGAGGTTGATAAATGTGTGGATTTTACATATTCGATAAACTTGCAATATCTTGATGGTTCAGATGATGGAGTAAGAGCACAGAGCCACTTTATCGCAATGTTATGCTTATTGAATTCATTAACAAAAACATCTTTTCCAGAAGATGGATTTCTTAAAGAAGTTACAATTTTTGCACTTGGTATACTTGGTTACGAAGTTGAAAATAATATAGTAAAACTGGATTATCCAAATCATAAAGATAAAGCTATATATGAGCAATGTGTTGCTTATCTAAATAATAGAGAAATAACACCTGCTGAGAAAGAAATTGAAGAATTTATTTTAAATGATAGAATTGATGAAGTAGTAGAAGCAAAATCATATTGTAACGAAGTGCTAAGTGTAGAAAAATATTTAGAAAAATATATAAATCCTAATACAAGTGAAAAACTTATGCATGGAAATACAAGGCAATTTTACATACATTGGCTTATGTCTTCATCTGCATTGGAATTGAATACTGCTTTAAAAAACAACCATTCTTATTTGCAAGCACTATACTGTATTATAAGGGCAATTTCTAGTGAAAAAAATAATAATAATGATGATAGTAGGATATTTATACTATCTTTTTTGGCTGAAATTAAATTGACTATGCTGCGTGATGGTAAGAATATCCCTTTTATAGATGATAATAAGGATTTTTTCACTGAAATATATAATACAAGCGTCAATGAAATTAAATTATTGGATGTAGCAGAGAATATTAATTATGACGAATGGTTTGACCTACTAAAGAAAGAAGCTGTAAATCATCATAATCAATTATTTATATCAGATGACGGCATTTCATACTTTGATTTACTTGGAAAAACAAATTTTAAATTAGCATACGATGATAAAATAAATCCTAAAATATTAGCTAAAGAATTTGCAGATACTCTTGATGACGATTTTAGTATTGTTGAAGATATGATACAAAAAGGATTAAGGTGAAATGCTTCAATATTTCATAATATTTACAATAATTGGTTTTGTAGTTGGTAAGATATTTCCTAAGGGAAGTATGGTTTATGGATTTTTATTGATTATACCTATTGTATGGGCTTTTAAATTTGGAATATTTTGGGCTATAGTTACTTATGCAGAATTACTGTTTGGTGTTACTATAGCATATATTAGTCGTTCTAATAAAGTTTCCGTATCTAATATCCATCAAAATATTTTAGATACAGATGAGGATTCTACTCACCTTGCTAATGAATACGATAGTAATAATGATGTAATATCAAGTGAAGATATAAAGCCAATAATATTTATATTAGCTAACATAGCTTACTGCCAAGATGATGTAAGTGGAGATGAAATTCAGCCAATAATAATAAATGTGCTAAAGAAATTGGTTGATGACTTAGAAATTAGTGGTAGCCAAAAAGAAAAGGCATTTATGGATGTTTATATGATATTTCCTCGTCCTGATGAAAAGCAAACAACACCTATAATAGATTATGCGAGAGAATTAAGGTTCAATAACCATCACTTTAAGAAAGAAATTGTGATGGGGTTTATAAGTATGTTTGTTTTGAAATACTTACCAATAACAACTAAAAGAGAAAAGCTATTTAAAGAAGTAATGAGTTATGTATATCCAAATAAAGATATGAAAATAGCTGTGGCAGAGTTAAGTGAGTATTTTGAAAAGCATAGAGAAGAATTTATAGTATAAAGTCAAAAAATGGGTCAGAAATATTCGAGGCATATATTGTATTAACAGAACCTCATATATCCCCCATAGCCTTTATAATAGGCAATACATATAAAGATGTAGACTTGCAATAAAAGAGCCTACAATCACTTGTATAAGAGGTTAGATACACTGTCTAAGTCCTAACGCACTATCGTTTGTTGAATCAATGCTTTTTCACTTCGTGAAACTCTGCATTGCTTGATTAGCAGTATATATATTGTATGTAAGTGATGAATTATTTAAGTTTAGAGAGTGATTATAGACAAGTTTAATATGATATACGAGACCTAGGATGAGACCTAATGAATTCTTAAAGCTTGAAAGTAAGTAAAATAGGGGATTGTAGTGGTGGACCCTCAGAGATTCGAACTCTGGGAGGTATAACCCTCGCCGGTTTTCAAGACCGGTGCAATCGACCAACTCTGCCAAAGATCCACGTTTATAGTTGAAAAGATTTTTAAGTTAATAACTGGAGGTGCCACCCAGATTTGAACTGGGGATAGCAGCTTTGCAGGCTGCGGCCTTACCACTTGGCGATGGCACCAGTCAAAAACATATAAAATCAATGGTGCCCGAGGCCGGACTTGAACCGGCACAGTATTGCTACCGGGGGATTTTAAGTCCCCTGCGTCTACCGATTTCGCCACCCGGGCGTGATGGGTGTTTTTTTAACAGTTAATAATTTAAAATAAATGGAGCGGGAAACGAGGTTCGAACTCGCGACCCCAACCTTGGCAAGGTTGTGCTCTACCACTGAGCTATTCCCGCAACTTGTACACTTAATTTTAAGTGAGCGGAATTATAGCCATTTTATTTTTGTTTGTAAAGAGTTTTTATAAAAAAATCTCAAAAAAATGTTATAATCGCACCAATAATAAGATACAGCGACTAAAATATGAAGGATTTTAATGAGAAGTGATACTATAAAAAAGGGCTTTGACAGGGCTCCTCACCGTTCACTACTTCGTGCGACGGGGTTAAAGGATGAAGATTTTGACAAACCGTTTATCGGAATAGCGAACAGTTATATAGATATCATCCCGGGTCATTTTTTCCTTCACGAATATGGTGAGATCGTAAAAGAGGCGATTCGCGAAGCCGGCGGGGTTCCATTTGTATTTAACACTATAGGTGTCGATGACGGTATAGCGATGGGGCATGACGGAATGCTCTACTCGCTTCCTTCACGTGAGATCATTGCAGACTCTATAGAGACGGTTATGAACGCGCACAAACTTGATGCTCTTATATGTATCCCAAACTGTGACAAGATCGTTCCAGGTATGATAATGGGCGCACTTCGCGTTAATGTTCCGACCGTTTTTGTCTCTGGCGGTCCAATGCCTGCAGGACATAAAAAAGATGGTACTCCGATCGATCTTGCTACTGCTTTTGAAGCGGTTGGCGAGCATGCAGAGGGGAAGATAAGTGATGAAGAACTTTATGACATAGAGTGTAACGCATGTCCAAGCGGCGGAAGCTGTTCGGGGATGTTTACGGCAAACTCTATGAACACTCTTTGTGAGGCAATGGGTATCGCACTACCTGGTAATGGTACTATTTTAGCGATGACTCCAGCAAGAATAGAGCTCGTTAAAAAAGCGGCTAAGAGAATTGTCGAGATGGCAAAGGCAGATGACAGCAAGTACAACTTGAAAAATGTTCTGAACGAAAAAGCTGTTCACAACGCATTTGTAGTTGATATGGCAATGGGAGGAAGCTCAAATACTGTTCTTCATATGCTAGCAATTGCAAAAGAGGCAGACGTTGATTTTCCTATAGAGAAGATCAACCATATTGCCGACAATGTAGCGCATATTGCTAAGATATCTCCATCATTAACAACTGTTCATATGGATGATATAAACCGTGCAGGCGGTGTAAATGCGGTAATGAAAGAGGTAAGCAGAAGAGGCGGACTGCTTCATCTTGACAATCCTACAGTAACGGGCGAAACACTTGGTGAGCGCATTCAAGATGCGAAGATATTAGACGAGAACATCATTCATACAAATGAAAATGCTTACTCTCAAGTCGGCGGTTTGTCTATTCTTTTTGGAAACCTTGCTCGTGAGGGCGCGGTTGTAAAGACCGCAGGTATCGAGCCTAGTATGAGACAGTTTAAGGGCACGGCTATCTGCTTTAACTCTCAGCCTGAGGCAATTGCGGGCATAATGAGTCATAAAGTAAAACCGGGCAACGTTGTCGTAATCCGCTATGAGGGCCCAAAAGGCGGTCCTGGAATGCAGGAGATGTTAGCGCCTACTGCACTTATTCAAGGTATGGGTCTAGGCGAGAGCGTTGCACTTATTACCGATGGAAGATTCTCCGGGGCAACAAAAGGTGCGAGTATCGGGCATGTCTCTCCTGAAGCTGCAGAGGGTGGCTTGATAGCTCTAATAGAAGATGGTGACGAGATAGAGCTTGATGTTGATAAGCATATCCTGCAGCTAAATGTTAGCGATGCAGAGATAGCAAAAAGAGAAGAGAACTACAAGCCTCATAAAAATGATGTTAAATCAAAGTGGCTTAAACGCTACCAGCTTTTGGTCTCAAATGCTTCAAACGGAGCAGTTTTAAAGACAGAGATCTAATGATTTGTACGCAATATGAGCAAAGCCCATCTTGCTACGCTAGCCGCTTAGGCACTGAAGCTTGCCTCTAGTGAGGCAGAAAATAATAAACAGATAGATAGGAATAGAAATTTTGAATGCAATCGCAATAAAACATAACGGAGAGATAATAGACTTACAGACTGCCAAAGAGAAGGGTTTTGAGGGTGAGCAGATTCATCTTGACAACTCGCCTGAATCTTTGGATGTTCTTCGCCACTCAACGGCACACCTTATGGCCCAAG from the Sulfurimonas crateris genome contains:
- a CDS encoding helix-turn-helix domain-containing protein, coding for MFLSNASEEEIELLHKHISKNVKHYRLEREMSQLELALTIGLKSGAFFGNAENNTNYKHFNIEHIYKISKALNIPIAKFFEPVEDS
- a CDS encoding hemerythrin domain-containing protein, which codes for MSNIKEFMTQDHKECDEIFAQMEDAVASKSQDALSKFEAFGDSLTNHFKMEEMVLFPMFEQETGMTQGPTQVMVMEHEQMRELLSKMQKAVELNDNKRFFGLSETLMILMQQHNMKEEQMLYTMIQQHLGNDADHIISRMRSITR
- a CDS encoding FKBP-type peptidyl-prolyl cis-trans isomerase, with the protein product MAISNNQVVSMEYEVKVEGNVVDSNVNQEPLEFTFGSGQIIPGLESRIAELSEGESASIVVPASEAYGEYNEEAMQRIPKEQFEGIELSIGLPLQGQGPDGNPIQVVVKDILDDEVLIDFNHPLAGKELNFDVNILSVK
- a CDS encoding bifunctional aldolase/short-chain dehydrogenase; the protein is MTSLWDNEEASKFKSDLDLRVYTSRLLGRDASLVLHGGGNTSVKSTATNLFGDVEDILYVKGSGWDLATIEAEGFAPVKMDMLLKMAELKELSDTDMVKYQRLAMTNPSAPNPSVEAILHAIIPFKFVDHTHTDAVVTITNTQGGEDKIKELYGESVLVIPYIMPGFVLAKLIYDMTRDVDWSKLEGMVLMNHGLFTFSDDAKKSYEKTIELVDRAERYLEAKGATLNVEKSDVSLELLTLAKIRKEVSNLKGKATISILNESDLALHFSRQNVEKIGLQGPLTPDHVIRTKRVPAILYDDFRADLAEYIKEYKEYFEANKTTETLLNPAPNFAILKGGGALSFGANAKEANIIKDINDHTFEAILKAEKLGGYKALSAQHIFEVEYWSLEQAKLKVGGKLPEFSGKVAVVTGAASGIGLAIAKMLNSRGAAIMALDINPEVEKIFAKSDAIGVKCDLTCSNDIQNAIERAVKSFGGIDIVVSNAGIFTPSENLDSLSDENWQRSMDINLTSHQKLIKYTAPFLKLGVDATVIMVASKNFPAPGKGAAAYSVAKAGQTQLARIAALELGEFGVRVNTLHPHAVFDTAIWTEEVLANRAKAYNMSVEEYKTNNVLKTEIRSDDVAELVCAMAGRAFAKTTGSQVAIDGGSDRII
- a CDS encoding YaeQ family protein translates to MAANATIYKASLNVADMDRNYYAEHNFTLAKHPSETELRLMIKLVAFMLNADENLLFTKGISQDDEPDLWQKALNGDIKLWIDLGQPDEKRIRKACGRSEKVIIYMYQEGSALAWWKQMQSTLGRFKNLSVRYLNIEGDLELLAKRAMELQCNISDFELTIIDDDKSVVVKEDIWK
- the ilvD gene encoding dihydroxy-acid dehydratase, whose protein sequence is MRSDTIKKGFDRAPHRSLLRATGLKDEDFDKPFIGIANSYIDIIPGHFFLHEYGEIVKEAIREAGGVPFVFNTIGVDDGIAMGHDGMLYSLPSREIIADSIETVMNAHKLDALICIPNCDKIVPGMIMGALRVNVPTVFVSGGPMPAGHKKDGTPIDLATAFEAVGEHAEGKISDEELYDIECNACPSGGSCSGMFTANSMNTLCEAMGIALPGNGTILAMTPARIELVKKAAKRIVEMAKADDSKYNLKNVLNEKAVHNAFVVDMAMGGSSNTVLHMLAIAKEADVDFPIEKINHIADNVAHIAKISPSLTTVHMDDINRAGGVNAVMKEVSRRGGLLHLDNPTVTGETLGERIQDAKILDENIIHTNENAYSQVGGLSILFGNLAREGAVVKTAGIEPSMRQFKGTAICFNSQPEAIAGIMSHKVKPGNVVVIRYEGPKGGPGMQEMLAPTALIQGMGLGESVALITDGRFSGATKGASIGHVSPEAAEGGLIALIEDGDEIELDVDKHILQLNVSDAEIAKREENYKPHKNDVKSKWLKRYQLLVSNASNGAVLKTEI